TCCCGGTTCAGCCGCTCGGGAAGATACTGCTGTTTATCAAATGGAAGAAAGGGATTATATTCAATGACTAGGTTTTATTACAAAGGATTTATAGAATAAAAATAAGAGAGGCGGCAATATGAAAAGATTATTGTTTTTATTAACGGTGTTGTGTTTCCCGGTGTTTCTGTTCGCTGGGGAAGGATTTACCATCAAGAAGTTTGACGTCACTATCGGCGTGCACGATAACGGGACGATCGATGTGTATGAAAAAATCCTCGTGAATTTTACCGAAGAAAAGCAGGGGATTTACCGTATAATACCTTATAAGGGCGAGTCGTCGGTGCAGATCAACGGGCAATGGCAGTCATACCCGTGGAACCTCGATATCACCGGAATCTCCGCGAATAAGGAAACCTTCGTCAGTAAGGAAGGCAGCTATCTCAATATCCGTCTCGGGACGAAGGGGGTTTATAATACAGGCGACGTCGAGTATAACATCCGCTATACCGTCGACGGCGCGTTTATCACCGAGAATAAAGAGTACGACGAGTTATACTGGAATGCAACCGGTAACGAGTGGAAAGTGAAAATCCGGTCGGCGTCGTTCACGGTGGTTTTCCCGGACAAGGTCAAAGACCTCGAAAATGTCGACTATCGCATTTATTACGGCGCGACCGGCGATTCATTCGGGGGTGAGAGCGGACGCGAGGCCACCGGCGAATTTGCCGGCCAGTCCCTCGTGTATAATCATCCCTATACGTTGTCCGCCTACGAGGGGATCACTTTTCAGGTGCGCCTGAAGAAAGGATTTATCGCCCTCGACTCATGGCAGCTTTTTATGAAATTCCTCAAGCGGTACTGGCCTTTCATCCTCAGCGGGTTGTTTTTCATCGTATCCCTCCTGATCTGGGCGAAATGGGGCAAGGACAAGCGGGTTGTAATTATGACCGAGTTTTTCCCGCCGAAAGAAATTACCCCGTCCGAGGCGAACTCCATCCTATTGCAGAACGAAAAGTTCGATATTTCCCCGACGCTGGTCGATCTCGCGCGGCGCGGATTCATCATCATCGGGAAAGAAAAAAATAAGACCTACATAGAGAAGGTGAAAGACCCGGACAATACCTGCCGGAGCTACGAGAAGAAGCTGCTGGAATCGTTGTACGATTATATCACCAACGACGAAGTACCCCGCGTATATACCGAAGACCTCAAGGATTCGTTCTATACGGACGCGGCGGTTATCGAAAGCCAATATACCACCCTGTTTAACTCGAAGGGATTTTTCGAGACCGCGGGGAATATGTGGCGCGGGTTGTATGTTTTTCTCACCGTCGCATCGATATTTTACTTCATCGCCGCGATCTTTATGTTCGACGATCCGTCCAATCACATGATATTCGCGGCGTTCGCCTTTGTGAACAGCATCGTATTCGCGGCGATTATGCCGAGGAAGACGGGCAAGGGCCTCGATATGTACCAGAAGATCAAGGGATTCCGCGAGTTTATGAGCCGCGCGGAGAAGGACAAAATCCAGCGGCTTTGCGCCGAGTTCCCGACTTATTTCGACGATACGATTCCCTACGCGATGATATTCGGGATGGCGGGGCGTTGGGGCAACATGTTCGACGGCCTGATGAACCAGCCCCCCGATTGGTACCGTTACGACTACGGCAGAGCCGGATACCGCCCGTCGCAGTTTATCTATAGCCTCCAGAGCAGCGTAGGGAGCATCAGTCACGCGTCGTACTCGTCGCCCTCGCAGAGTTCGGGCGGATCGAGCGGCGGCGGATGGAGCGGCGGCGGCGGAAGCTGGGGCGGCTCGTCCGGCGGCGGGTTCGGCGGAGGCGGAGGCGGAAGCTGGTAGATTAAGTGACAAGTGACATGTTGCAAGTATAAAGTGAAATATATGAACGTGGCTTGGAGATGGTTACGAAGAATAAAAATTATTACAATGCTTTCATCGATGCAGCCGGCGAGTGCCCGGCTGTATCGGCGGAAATTCACTCCATAAAGGGGGATGAGAAAACCGCGCACTATGAATACCTTTGCTACAGATAGATAAGCAAGCTCAATCTAAAAAGAGAGGGAAGGGGATGAAAATTCAGTCGATCAATCCTGATAATATGGCAAAGCCGCGAGGGTACTCGCACGCGATATCTGTCGAGGGAAATTATAAAACCGTATATATCGGCGGGCAAAACGCCATTGATGAAAACGGGAATCTTACCGGTAAGGGCAGTCTCAAAGAGCAGACCGGGCAAGTGCTGACAAATATTGAGAAAATTCTAGCAAGTGTCAATGCTAAAATTGAAAATATTATTAAATTCAATATCCATATTCTTCAGGGGCAAAATCCCGGGGATGGATTTCAGGTTTTTCAGCAGAGGTGGGAGTCAGTCAGGAATGCCCCGGCTATAACCGTTTTATTTGTCGCGGGATTGGGAAATCCCGACTGGCTGGTCGAAATTGATGCGGTAGCAGTCATACCGGAGTAAATATGTTATTAAACTTTAAAACATACCCAATAGATGGGTGGTTTATTGCATTAATAATAGTCTTAGTAATTGTGCTTATTTTTCTTTTCCGCTATTTGATAAAACGTTAGATCGGATTATTCTTTGAATAGGGATAGAGAAGATAAAGATAGACAAATCGTTTCCTTTATTTTAAAATACAACCCCTATGAGCATAGCGCGGGAGATTAATTTGAATAGGTGATGAATCATATTCAAGGCAGGGATAAATACCAGCCGTTACGCCTTGTATTCTTTATGGCGGGCGGACTCGATCGACTTCGCTGTCCCGATATTGGGGTCGACCGTGTTCGCTTTTTCATACGCCGAAATCGCCATTTTATAGCTCTGGGTCTCCTCGTAGGTGCGTCCGACTTTGTTATAATACGCCGCCATTTCCTGAAGGTGCTGACGGGTCATAGGCTGAGGGATATTGATTCCCTTCGAGGGGGAATCCTTGACGTTTACCGACGGCATATTCGCCGTGAGGGGCTTTACATTGGCCTTGGGCGCAACGTTAGCGGAACGATTGACAGCGGCGTGCTGAATTTTCGGTTGAGGAATATTTCCGTCAATTCTCATATTGTACCCCCTTAATCCGGTACAACAAATGGAGGCGGCGGGAATCGAACCCGCGTCCTGAAACCAGAAAAATAAAACCTTATCCACAGGCTTGGTCGGGTCTTTGTTTTGTCGGGGATTTCAGGAAGGCCTGACAGACCGTGATCCCCCTAGCCGAAGTATTTCGCCCCTGTTTATCGGCGCCACAAGGACTATCTCCCTAGTTTTTACCCATTAAACGCCCCGGGAGAAAAGGCGAGTAACAGGTTGCCGCGTTACGCGGCTAATGCGTAACTTTCGTTCGCAGTTATAGTTTTGAGCCTTTAAAGGGTTGCTCAGCCCTGCCTGAAGTCTTACTCCTCCGATGTCCCAGTCGAAAGCCTGTCGCCCCCTTTGTATTGGTATCCTAATAATTATACCGTAGTATTCGTAAAAAAACAACTTCTCTTATCAAACTTATCGGAAGACGCCGCTATTTTCTTTAATGAATCCTGAAAAATATTTATTAAATTCGAAAGGCTTGTTAATTGAATATTTTTGAATCACGGTTTACAATATAAGTAACTAAAAAATTGGGAGATAACATGTTGAATCCTATTGATGCGCTGAAAGCCGCCGACCCGGAAATCTATGAAGTCGTTAAAAATGAGGAAAAGCGTCAGGAGCTCAACCTTGAACTGATTGCATCCGAGAACGCCGTATCTCAGGCCGTGCTCGAAGCTCAGGGCAGCGTCCTTACCAATAAATACGCCGAAGGCTATCCGAAGAAGCGTTACTACGGCGGATGCGAATTTGTCGATACGGCGGAGAGTCTGGCTATCGAACGCGCCAAGTCGCTGTTCGGCGCGGGGCATGCCAATGTCCAGCCGCATTCTGGCAGTCAGGCGAATATGGGCGCTTATTTCTCGGTGATGTCTCCCGGCGATACGATTCTCGCGATGGATTTATCCAACGGCGGGCACCTCACCCACGGTTCCCCGGTGAATTTTTCCGGTAAGCTGTTCAAGGCGATATTCTACGGTCTGAATAAAGATACCGAAATGATCGATATGGAGCATGTCCGCAAACAGGCGATGGAGCATCGCCCGAAGCTGATTCTCGCGGGCGCGTCCGCATACTCCCGTTTCATCGACTTCGCCGCGTTCAAGAAGATCGCCGACGAGGTGGGTGCGTACTTCATGGTGGATATGGCGCATATCGCGGGGTTGGTTGCGGCGGGTGTGCATCCGTCACCGGTGCCTCACGCTCATTTTGTCACCACGACTACCCACAAGACCCTGCGCGGGCCTCGCGGGGGTATGATATTATGTAGGGAAGAGTTCGCGAAAGACGTCGATAAAACTGCGTTTCCGTTCATGCAGGGCGGGCCTTTGATGCATGTGATTGCGGCGAAGGCTGTCGCGCTGAAGGAAGCGTCCACACCCGAATTTAAAAAGTATCAGGAACAGGTTGCTAAGAACGCCAAGGTATTGTGTCAGACGGTTTCCGACAAAGGATTTTATATTGTGTCCGGCGGAACCGATAATCATTTATTCCTCGTCGATCTTTCAAAGAACGAGCTGACGAAGGATACCGACGGCTTAACCGCGCAGAACGCGCTCGAAAAAGCGGGGATGACCGTCAGCCGTACGACGATACCCGGGGAAACCCGTAAACCGTACTACGGAAGCGGAGTAAGAATTGGTTCGCCTACTGTTACTACGCGCGGAATGAAGGAAAAAGAGATGCAATTGATAGGGGAATTCCTCTCAGAAGCATTATTACATGTAAACGATGAAAAAATACTAAATTCTATTCGAGAAAAGGTCGAAAATCTATGTAGGGAATTTCCGCTATATAATAAATAGGTTTGTGCTATAAACTGGAGACAGTATGTCTGATGACGTAAAATTCGGGGTCGCAAATTTCAGGAAAGGCGCGTATATCTATATCGAGGATCAGCCGGAGAGTAACGAGTTCTATATTATCCGGCAGGGCAGCGTCGTAGAGAACCGTTCAGCCGCGCAGATACTCGGCGAACAGGGTACAGTTATCCGGGTGGGCGACTTCTTCGGCGTATTGTCATGTATGGCGCGACGCCCCAGGATAGGCTCGGTACAGGCGTTGGAAGACGTATCCTGCATCGTAGTAAAAGGCGAACAATTCGGCGCGCTGATCCAGAAAATGGCGCCGATCGCCCTGAAGATCATCCGTTATTTTTCCAAACAACTCCGCAGCTACGACTCCATCCTGACCAAGATGACATTCAAGTCGTCGGTCGAGGAGAATCCCTGCAACCTCTTCCGCATCGGTGAGTACTATTTCTCCAAGCAGAATTATTTACAGGCCGCGCACGCCTATGTGCATTATATCAAGTTCTGTCCCGACGGCGGGTTTGTCCCTCAGGCGAAAATGAAGCTCGCGAAGATCAATCCCAAGCAGGAAGACCTGATTCCCAAGAAAGAAAATTTCTACTATATCTACGACGATAACAAAATTATCTTCCTCGAACATGAGCCGGGCAGCGAGCTCTATATCATCCAGGAAGGCAAGGTCAAGATCACGAAACTGGTGGACGAGAACGAGGTGATGCTCGCCGTACTGAAGAAGGGCGACATTTTCGGCGAGATGGCCATCCTCGAGAACAAGCCCCGCAGCGCGAGCGCTATAGCGTTCGGGCCGACCAAGCTGATGGGTGTCACCAAGGCGAACTTCGAGCCGATGGTGCAGGCGCATCCTGAGATCGCCAAACGTATCATCGAACTTCTCTCCGAACGCATCTGGCTCATCTATAAACAGATATCGAACATCCTGATCAACGACCCGTCCGGTAAAATATACGATTCACTCTATACCCAGCTCCAGAAAAACCGCGTACCGATTGCCGAGGGAAATTCGTTCACATTCGACTTCGGACCCGAGGACGTGCTGAAATTTATCGGGCTGAACAATAACGACGGGAAGCTCGCGCTCAAGAAAATCCTCGACAGCGATAAGACCATGAATATCGTCGACGGCAAACTGATGTGCAAGGATGTATCGAATATCCAGAAGGCCATCAACGTCATCAAACGCAACCAGGAGCTCGAGCGCAAGAAACAGGAATCCGCGCTCAGTCCCGCCACCCCCACATTCTATTAAGGAACCGGTATGCTTCTGTTTGTCTACGGCTCTCTGATGAAAAACGCGCCCAATCATTATATCATCGAAAGTACCTCGAAATTTATCGCGCAGGGAACTATTAAGGCGACCCTCTACGACCTCGGGGTGGGATTTCCCGGCGTGGTGGAGGAAAAGAACTCGGACGAGGTTTACGGCGAGGTTTACGAACTTTCCGACGATGAGCTGGACGATATCGACCAGTTCGAGGGGTATAATCCCGCCGATAAAGGCGACAGCCTGTATATCCGTAAATTGACCGAGGTACGCACGTTCAAGAAGGAAACCCTCAAGGCATGGGTGTACTTCCTCGCGCCGAAACGCCTGAAAACATTCTCCCATTCGAAAATCCCCGGCGGCCGCTGGGTGTAATATTTATAATTCCATCAATTTCATCGGGACGGTCTGAATATCGATTTTTCACCGTATTCCGACAACGGATTCGGAAATCCTGGCGCTCTTTTTATTGATGAAGCAAGAATGGTTGCTTTCGCCAACAAATATGGATTTGCCGTTCTGCATGAATATGACCCTGAGCATTATCATATAAAATATATAAGTAATGATAACATTAATTATTACTATGATGTAACTAAAGCTGTTCCCTATTTTCCGAATTTCTCATGGTAGGAGGCAAATATGAAAATGATAAAATATGTAATTCTATTAACGGTAATTTTTTCTTTCCGGATTTTATATGCGGTAAAACCGTACAGCGAGCAGATGAGTAATTTTTCCGCTACGGTCTCCGTAACGGTCATTCCGAATACAAACTTTACCGAGTATAAGTACGAATTGAATTATTCACAAAATAATCAAAGAGATTTCCATACCCTTTCTTTTGCTTTTTCCCCGCAGATTTTAGAGCAAGAATTTATGATTTCCAGTGGAATGTCGGACAGCGGGATACAATGGAATGGAATGTACGGATACTTCGGAAACATTTCTGTATTTAAATTCAGCGCAAAAGGTGGAGTTCTTTCCCGTGAATGGATTATCGAACATCTATTGCTTTATAAAAAAACTTCGTATCTAAAACCGGGTCAAAAGCTGAATATTTCTCTAAAAGTTAAAGGAATACAAACAATACCCGGAATTACGGTTCTGGAGGGCTATTGTAGCGCCGCACATTGGGTATGGGATACGGAAAAAGAAGGATACCCGGACAAAAATTTCGATTCCGGAAACCATCCCAAATTATATAAAGTCGTCAGCCCCGTACTAAAACCCGCCGACAATACAGGTCTGATTGATAAACTCATTGAACTGACGACCGGATCGTACGAATTGAAATGGATATCCAAATTAGACGTGTATCAGGGACTGATGGATAAATTGAACGCCGCGAAGCAGCAGATTCTACAGGGACAGTCGAAGTACCATACCGCGTGGAATATCCTCGAAGCGTATAAGCATCTGCTGATCGCGCAGCGATGGAAGGCGATTACCGAGCCGTGCTTCCAGATGCTGTACTTCAATGCGGATTTGCTGATAAGCAAACTGAAATAATATCACAGAGGCTGTCTCAAAAGGGTGTTTTTCCTGTCACTGCGAGTACCCGAAGGGTGTGAAGCAGTCTATCTAACTCATTATAAACGTTAAAAATAGATTGCTTCGGCTTACGCCTCGCAATGACATAGAAAACTCATTACAATACCTTTTGGGACAACCTCTTTTTGTTCACCGTCTCAACTAAATATCTTTGCGTTTCCGCGCGTTATCGGTTATAATAATCCTTCATTATCTACGAGGCCGCTATGAGAAAAATATCAATAGTATTCGTTATCCTTACTTCCATGACGATTCTGTCGTTCGCGGAGGAAAAACCGTCGTATACCGCCGGGGGATCGTTCAATCTGATGGGCGTCCTCTTAGGATACTACGGCGGGATGTTCGAGGCCGGGATAGCGCCGTGGATGTCCATATCGGCGGATTTTTACTACTCCGGTAATACGATCGATAATAACGGGTATGCGGTGTTCTATATCGGCGCGATGCCGCGTTTTTATATCATCGGCGGGTCGCTGGAAGGGCTATGGGCGGGGATGGGCGCGGGCGTGAAGTTCGTTTCTATCAAATCGGGCGGTACGGATTACTCAGGTACGGTGCCTATGCTGAGTATCGCCGGGGGATATAAAATCGTCTTCGGCGGATTCTTTATCGAGCCGTACGGCGGGTATTCGGCCGGATTGTCCGGTGTGAACGGACAGCCGTCCTACACCGGTTCGGCGTCTCTCTACGGCGTGAATATGGGCATCCTCTTCTAATCAACAATATCCTGAAAAATATCTATCCTGTTTAAAGAATTTCTTTACAGA
This region of Brevinematales bacterium genomic DNA includes:
- a CDS encoding DUF2207 domain-containing protein encodes the protein MKRLLFLLTVLCFPVFLFAGEGFTIKKFDVTIGVHDNGTIDVYEKILVNFTEEKQGIYRIIPYKGESSVQINGQWQSYPWNLDITGISANKETFVSKEGSYLNIRLGTKGVYNTGDVEYNIRYTVDGAFITENKEYDELYWNATGNEWKVKIRSASFTVVFPDKVKDLENVDYRIYYGATGDSFGGESGREATGEFAGQSLVYNHPYTLSAYEGITFQVRLKKGFIALDSWQLFMKFLKRYWPFILSGLFFIVSLLIWAKWGKDKRVVIMTEFFPPKEITPSEANSILLQNEKFDISPTLVDLARRGFIIIGKEKNKTYIEKVKDPDNTCRSYEKKLLESLYDYITNDEVPRVYTEDLKDSFYTDAAVIESQYTTLFNSKGFFETAGNMWRGLYVFLTVASIFYFIAAIFMFDDPSNHMIFAAFAFVNSIVFAAIMPRKTGKGLDMYQKIKGFREFMSRAEKDKIQRLCAEFPTYFDDTIPYAMIFGMAGRWGNMFDGLMNQPPDWYRYDYGRAGYRPSQFIYSLQSSVGSISHASYSSPSQSSGGSSGGGWSGGGGSWGGSSGGGFGGGGGGSW
- a CDS encoding RidA family protein is translated as MKIQSINPDNMAKPRGYSHAISVEGNYKTVYIGGQNAIDENGNLTGKGSLKEQTGQVLTNIEKILASVNAKIENIIKFNIHILQGQNPGDGFQVFQQRWESVRNAPAITVLFVAGLGNPDWLVEIDAVAVIPE
- a CDS encoding serine hydroxymethyltransferase encodes the protein MDALKAADPEIYEVVKNEEKRQELNLELIASENAVSQAVLEAQGSVLTNKYAEGYPKKRYYGGCEFVDTAESLAIERAKSLFGAGHANVQPHSGSQANMGAYFSVMSPGDTILAMDLSNGGHLTHGSPVNFSGKLFKAIFYGLNKDTEMIDMEHVRKQAMEHRPKLILAGASAYSRFIDFAAFKKIADEVGAYFMVDMAHIAGLVAAGVHPSPVPHAHFVTTTTHKTLRGPRGGMILCREEFAKDVDKTAFPFMQGGPLMHVIAAKAVALKEASTPEFKKYQEQVAKNAKVLCQTVSDKGFYIVSGGTDNHLFLVDLSKNELTKDTDGLTAQNALEKAGMTVSRTTIPGETRKPYYGSGVRIGSPTVTTRGMKEKEMQLIGEFLSEALLHVNDEKILNSIREKVENLCREFPLYNK
- a CDS encoding cyclic nucleotide-binding domain-containing protein gives rise to the protein MSDDVKFGVANFRKGAYIYIEDQPESNEFYIIRQGSVVENRSAAQILGEQGTVIRVGDFFGVLSCMARRPRIGSVQALEDVSCIVVKGEQFGALIQKMAPIALKIIRYFSKQLRSYDSILTKMTFKSSVEENPCNLFRIGEYYFSKQNYLQAAHAYVHYIKFCPDGGFVPQAKMKLAKINPKQEDLIPKKENFYYIYDDNKIIFLEHEPGSELYIIQEGKVKITKLVDENEVMLAVLKKGDIFGEMAILENKPRSASAIAFGPTKLMGVTKANFEPMVQAHPEIAKRIIELLSERIWLIYKQISNILINDPSGKIYDSLYTQLQKNRVPIAEGNSFTFDFGPEDVLKFIGLNNNDGKLALKKILDSDKTMNIVDGKLMCKDVSNIQKAINVIKRNQELERKKQESALSPATPTFY
- a CDS encoding gamma-glutamylcyclotransferase is translated as MLLFVYGSLMKNAPNHYIIESTSKFIAQGTIKATLYDLGVGFPGVVEEKNSDEVYGEVYELSDDELDDIDQFEGYNPADKGDSLYIRKLTEVRTFKKETLKAWVYFLAPKRLKTFSHSKIPGGRWV